A single genomic interval of Christensenellaceae bacterium 44-20 harbors:
- a CDS encoding thiamine pyrophosphate-dependent enzyme encodes MATVFEKTKMLTDAPLHYCPGCTHGIVHRLVAECIEELGMEKEAIGVAPVGCSVYAYNYFNCDMMEAAHGRAPAVATGIKRVHPDKLVFTYQGDGDLASIGAAEIISAAGRGEKITTIFINNAIYGMTGGQMAPTTLVGQVTTTSPYGRQKEHCGEPLRMSEMLATINGAAYIERVSLHDVPNIVKAKKAIKKAFQCQIEGKGFALVEVLSTCPTNWGMTPVAAQKWLVENMIPYYPLGVKKEVE; translated from the coding sequence ATGGCAACAGTATTTGAAAAGACGAAAATGCTGACAGATGCGCCGCTGCACTATTGCCCGGGCTGCACGCACGGCATCGTGCACCGCCTGGTTGCGGAGTGCATCGAGGAACTGGGCATGGAGAAAGAGGCCATTGGCGTCGCCCCGGTCGGATGCTCGGTTTACGCATATAACTATTTCAACTGCGATATGATGGAAGCGGCGCATGGCCGCGCGCCGGCCGTGGCCACGGGCATCAAGCGCGTGCACCCGGATAAGCTGGTCTTCACCTATCAGGGCGACGGCGATTTGGCCTCCATCGGCGCGGCAGAGATCATCAGCGCGGCAGGTCGCGGTGAGAAGATCACCACGATCTTCATCAACAACGCCATTTACGGCATGACGGGAGGCCAGATGGCTCCCACGACGCTGGTTGGCCAGGTTACGACGACTTCGCCCTACGGCCGCCAGAAGGAGCACTGCGGCGAGCCGCTGCGCATGAGCGAGATGCTGGCGACCATCAACGGCGCGGCATATATCGAGCGCGTTTCCCTGCATGATGTTCCAAATATCGTCAAGGCGAAGAAGGCCATCAAAAAGGCGTTTCAGTGCCAGATCGAGGGCAAAGGCTTCGCTCTGGTTGAAGTCCTCTCCACCTGCCCGACCAACTGGGGCATGACGCCCGTCGCGGCGCAGAAATGGCTGGTGGAAAATATGATTCCGTATTATCCGCTCGGGGTCAAAAAGGAGGTAGAGTAG
- a CDS encoding 2-oxoacid:acceptor oxidoreductase family protein — translation MTHQIISAGFGGQGVLLLGQLVAYAGMAEGKNISWLPSYGPEMRGGTANCCVVVSDEEVGSPVVVEADSVIVMNRPSLEKYEKNVAPGGKLFINSSLVKDEPTRTDIEVYRVPASEIADELGNSRVANIVMLGAMLEKTGVVSPKTAIECLAASFGERKAHLIPLNEQAIQKGAEAVR, via the coding sequence ATGACGCATCAGATCATCAGCGCTGGCTTTGGCGGCCAGGGTGTGCTGCTGCTGGGCCAGCTTGTGGCCTATGCGGGCATGGCGGAAGGAAAGAATATCTCCTGGCTCCCTTCCTATGGGCCGGAAATGCGCGGCGGCACGGCAAACTGCTGTGTTGTCGTCTCGGATGAAGAGGTGGGCAGCCCGGTTGTCGTGGAGGCGGACAGCGTGATTGTCATGAACCGGCCTTCTCTGGAGAAATACGAGAAGAACGTCGCGCCGGGCGGCAAGCTCTTTATCAACAGTTCCTTGGTCAAGGACGAGCCGACCCGCACGGATATTGAGGTTTACCGCGTGCCGGCCAGCGAGATTGCCGATGAGCTGGGCAACAGCCGCGTGGCAAATATCGTCATGCTGGGGGCCATGCTGGAAAAGACGGGCGTCGTCAGCCCGAAAACTGCCATCGAGTGCTTGGCCGCTTCCTTCGGTGAGCGCAAAGCGCATTTGATTCCCTTAAATGAGCAGGCGATTCAGAAAGGCGCAGAGGCGGTAAGATAG